The following proteins come from a genomic window of Rhodoligotrophos sp. CJ14:
- a CDS encoding acetoacetate decarboxylase codes for MAEEQSARRTSQAASRITREEIIKGGFSTPWDAPAAPAFPFTFRNVEVLTLAWRTDGAAIECLLPPPLEPVSDYVLAHIYKMNDTDWLGPYFESNVMVGCRFPETGEVGGYSPYLFLSSDGGVIQGREVHGQPKKGGQPHLETRGDLWVGTIARNGIDVLTGTMAYKHETADIARLSGYFDFALNINLKAIDHIDGRPAIRQLTARRLGALTVHECWSGPCTVELRPNIQAPIYRLPVREMLEGFWWRADFTLVPGRILYDYLAED; via the coding sequence ATGGCAGAGGAACAATCGGCGCGCCGGACGAGCCAGGCGGCAAGCCGCATCACCCGCGAGGAGATCATCAAGGGTGGCTTCTCAACCCCATGGGATGCACCGGCTGCACCGGCGTTCCCGTTCACCTTCCGCAATGTGGAGGTGCTAACCCTTGCCTGGCGCACCGACGGCGCCGCGATCGAATGCCTTTTGCCGCCGCCGCTCGAGCCGGTCTCGGACTATGTGCTCGCCCATATCTACAAGATGAATGACACCGACTGGCTCGGACCTTATTTCGAAAGCAACGTCATGGTGGGGTGCCGCTTTCCCGAAACCGGGGAGGTGGGCGGCTACTCGCCCTATCTGTTCCTCTCATCCGATGGCGGGGTGATTCAGGGCCGCGAGGTGCATGGGCAGCCAAAGAAGGGCGGCCAGCCTCACCTCGAGACTCGCGGTGATCTCTGGGTTGGAACCATCGCGCGCAATGGCATCGATGTGCTCACCGGCACCATGGCCTATAAGCATGAGACCGCAGATATTGCGCGTCTTTCCGGCTATTTCGATTTCGCGCTCAACATCAACCTCAAAGCGATCGATCACATCGATGGCAGACCCGCCATTCGCCAGTTGACGGCGCGCAGGCTCGGCGCCCTCACGGTGCATGAATGCTGGTCAGGACCCTGCACGGTTGAGCTTCGGCCGAATATTCAGGCGCCGATCTACCGCCTGCCCGTTCGAGAGATGCTGGAAGGCTTCTGGTGGCGTGCCGATTTCACCTTGGTGCCCGGCCGCATTCTTTACGACTATCTCGCCGAAGATTAG
- a CDS encoding SDR family NAD(P)-dependent oxidoreductase, producing the protein MTEKKTVLITGGARGIGLATGREFLRRGWNVTIGDVDREEAEAQARASEGAMLALAMDVRDRTAIDEAFARSLDHWGRLDALVNNAGIQRHGPLETIPFADWNAVLDINLHGAFHCLQVAGRHMLAQGSGAIVNLASIAATRGAPGRAPYAVSKAAIVSLTKTAAVEWTERGVRVNAVAPGYVETDLVTSFVAAGRLDTAPMIARTPARRLARPEEIARAIAFLCSDDASYVSGHVLHVDGGFEADYGVPFFPPKQGA; encoded by the coding sequence ATGACTGAGAAGAAGACGGTCCTGATCACCGGCGGGGCTCGCGGCATCGGCCTTGCCACGGGCCGCGAATTCCTGCGCCGCGGCTGGAATGTCACCATTGGCGATGTCGATAGGGAGGAGGCTGAGGCTCAGGCCCGCGCGAGCGAAGGCGCGATGCTCGCCTTGGCCATGGACGTTCGCGACCGCACGGCCATCGATGAGGCTTTTGCGCGCTCTCTCGATCATTGGGGCAGGCTTGATGCGCTCGTCAACAATGCGGGTATCCAGCGCCACGGGCCCCTTGAGACGATCCCCTTCGCCGACTGGAATGCGGTGCTCGACATCAATCTGCACGGCGCATTCCATTGCCTTCAGGTGGCGGGCCGGCACATGCTGGCGCAAGGGTCGGGCGCCATCGTCAATCTCGCGTCGATCGCGGCAACCCGGGGCGCCCCCGGCCGTGCGCCCTATGCAGTCTCGAAGGCGGCCATCGTATCGCTGACCAAGACCGCCGCGGTCGAGTGGACCGAACGCGGCGTGCGGGTCAATGCGGTGGCGCCGGGCTATGTCGAAACCGATCTCGTCACGAGCTTCGTCGCGGCCGGCCGGCTTGATACCGCGCCGATGATCGCGCGCACGCCGGCACGAAGGCTCGCCCGGCCCGAAGAGATCGCCCGGGCGATCGCGTTCCTCTGTTCTGATGATGCGAGCTATGTCAGCGGGCATGTGCTGCATGTGGATGGCGGGTTCGAGGCAGATTACGGCGTGCCGTTCTTCCCGCCGAAACAGGGCGCTTGA
- a CDS encoding VUT family protein, with product MTDLAPSLRWREGLICLAAFAASIPAANWLIGHVGTTCTPDGLCLIPVAPGLMAPSGVLMAGLALVLRDIVQRRLGFAWGLAAIFIGGAISWAVSPPALVAASVLAFVLSELADLLVYTPLQRRGLVLAVVASGIAGIIVDTLLFLYLAFGDVSYFWGQAVGKGWMVLVSIPFIAWLRQRDRRIGLAPLGVLGQGGFK from the coding sequence GTGACGGATCTCGCACCCTCGCTGCGGTGGCGGGAAGGCCTGATATGCCTTGCCGCTTTTGCCGCATCGATCCCAGCAGCCAATTGGCTGATCGGCCATGTCGGCACCACATGCACGCCCGATGGCCTCTGCCTCATTCCCGTAGCCCCCGGCCTGATGGCGCCGAGCGGCGTTCTGATGGCGGGCCTTGCCCTCGTCTTGCGCGATATCGTGCAGCGGCGGCTCGGATTTGCTTGGGGCCTTGCAGCCATCTTTATTGGCGGCGCAATCTCCTGGGCTGTGTCGCCACCAGCGCTCGTGGCAGCCTCGGTGCTGGCCTTCGTGCTTTCCGAATTAGCCGATCTCCTGGTCTATACGCCCTTGCAGCGGCGAGGGCTCGTCTTGGCCGTGGTCGCCTCCGGCATTGCCGGCATTATTGTCGACACTCTGCTGTTCCTCTATCTGGCCTTTGGTGATGTCAGTTATTTCTGGGGTCAGGCGGTCGGCAAGGGCTGGATGGTGCTAGTGTCCATTCCATTCATTGCCTGGCTGAGGCAGCGCGACCGCAGGATCGGCCTTGCGCCGCTCGGAGTCCTCGGCCAAGGAGGTTTCAAATGA
- a CDS encoding FadR/GntR family transcriptional regulator produces MGASEAATGPTQIEDLAPIERVSVAEQVARNLLDLIRTGSIRPGQQLPRERDLAATLQVSRPSVREALRGLQILGVVKARQGGGLFVTSLEAAEILQPLQMLITLTEENFEALHESRVAVEGAMGRLIAQRIDTATIVRLRKMVEVQKELLANPVAFRVSDMEFHRTLGAVLNNPFLERISEALYVLGMEYRKIAWETRGVLARSVADHQQIIDALETRDGAKVEAAMVRHMRSVHETTREAMNSKVQG; encoded by the coding sequence ATGGGCGCCTCTGAAGCAGCGACCGGCCCGACACAGATCGAGGATCTCGCACCCATCGAGCGGGTGTCGGTCGCCGAGCAGGTCGCGCGCAACCTGCTGGATCTGATCCGGACGGGCAGCATTCGCCCCGGCCAGCAACTGCCCAGAGAGCGCGATCTGGCGGCCACATTGCAGGTCTCGCGACCCTCCGTGCGGGAGGCGCTCCGCGGGCTCCAGATTCTCGGTGTGGTCAAGGCCAGACAGGGGGGAGGGCTGTTCGTGACCTCGCTCGAGGCCGCCGAAATCCTCCAGCCGCTGCAGATGCTGATCACGCTCACCGAAGAGAATTTCGAGGCTCTGCATGAGTCGCGGGTGGCGGTTGAAGGGGCGATGGGCCGTCTGATTGCGCAGCGCATCGATACGGCGACAATCGTCCGCCTGCGCAAGATGGTCGAGGTCCAGAAGGAACTGCTCGCCAATCCTGTGGCGTTCCGCGTTTCCGACATGGAATTTCACCGCACATTGGGGGCGGTGCTCAACAATCCCTTCCTCGAGCGCATTTCCGAGGCCCTCTATGTGCTCGGCATGGAATATCGCAAGATCGCTTGGGAGACCCGAGGCGTGCTCGCGCGCTCCGTTGCCGACCACCAGCAGATCATCGATGCGCTGGAAACGCGCGATGGCGCCAAGGTGGAAGCCGCCATGGTGCGGCACATGCGCAGCGTGCACGAGACGACACGCGAGGCCATGAACAGCAAGGTTCAGGGCTGA
- a CDS encoding C-terminal binding protein: protein MARIVITDSNFGDLRHERAVAARHGAELEACQCRTAAEVEEAVAGADAVLVQFAPMTEKALAALAPGATVVRYGVGYDNIDIAAARRTAHPVAYVPDYCVDEVADHTVAMLLALYRKLISLDQHVRVGSWRVVEAAQPLKPAADTVIGFLGLGRIGRAVLARLQPFGFRIMAADPALDQPTAAQLGLTLSPFEEMLPQIDALLLHAPVTAASRHIINADSLALLKPSAVLVNCSRGALIDEAALAQALNQGRLAGAALDVFETEPLPEASPLRTAPNLLLSPHAAWYSDGAIDRLQFLAADEVDRALSGRPPRSPVPNPASE, encoded by the coding sequence ATGGCGAGGATCGTCATCACCGACAGCAATTTTGGCGATCTTCGGCATGAGCGCGCCGTGGCCGCCCGTCATGGCGCTGAGCTCGAGGCCTGCCAATGCCGGACGGCGGCGGAGGTTGAGGAGGCAGTCGCCGGGGCGGACGCGGTGCTGGTGCAATTCGCACCGATGACGGAGAAGGCGCTCGCTGCCTTGGCACCCGGGGCGACCGTGGTCCGCTACGGTGTGGGCTATGACAATATCGACATAGCCGCCGCGCGCCGGACGGCCCATCCCGTGGCCTATGTGCCGGATTATTGTGTGGATGAGGTTGCCGACCACACGGTCGCCATGCTGCTTGCGCTCTATCGCAAGCTCATCAGCCTCGACCAGCATGTGCGGGTGGGATCATGGCGCGTCGTCGAGGCTGCCCAGCCGCTGAAGCCGGCCGCAGACACCGTGATCGGCTTCCTGGGCCTCGGGCGGATCGGCCGCGCGGTACTCGCGCGCCTGCAGCCCTTCGGTTTTCGCATCATGGCCGCAGACCCAGCACTGGACCAGCCGACGGCTGCTCAACTTGGTCTCACGCTTTCCCCCTTTGAGGAGATGCTGCCACAGATTGATGCTCTGCTCCTCCATGCCCCGGTGACGGCGGCAAGCCGCCACATCATCAATGCTGACAGCCTCGCCTTGCTGAAGCCTTCAGCCGTTCTGGTGAACTGCTCGCGTGGCGCGTTGATCGATGAGGCGGCCTTGGCGCAAGCGCTCAACCAGGGCCGCCTTGCCGGCGCAGCGCTGGATGTGTTCGAGACAGAGCCGCTCCCCGAGGCATCCCCTTTGCGCACGGCGCCGAACCTGCTGCTCAGCCCGCATGCAGCCTGGTATTCGGATGGGGCAATCGATCGGCTCCAATTTCTTGCAGCCGATGAGGTGGACCGGGCGCTGAGTGGCCGCCCGCCACGATCGCCAGTGCCCAATCCCGCGTCCGAATGA
- the queF gene encoding preQ(1) synthase has protein sequence MTNETQKLTQLGQAVAAATSPEGAILERVPNPHADTAYVTRFTVPEFTSICPVTGQPDFAHLVIDYVPKDWLVESKSLKLFMAAFRNHGAFHEDCTVYIGKRLVELLDPHWLRIGGYWYPRGGIPIDVFWQWGSLPAQVWVPDQGVPPYRGRG, from the coding sequence ATGACCAACGAAACCCAGAAGCTCACCCAGCTGGGCCAGGCTGTGGCCGCCGCGACCTCGCCCGAGGGCGCGATCCTCGAGCGCGTGCCGAACCCGCATGCGGACACCGCCTATGTCACCCGCTTCACGGTGCCGGAATTCACCTCGATCTGCCCCGTGACTGGCCAGCCGGACTTCGCGCATCTGGTGATCGACTATGTCCCCAAGGACTGGCTGGTTGAATCCAAATCCCTGAAGCTCTTCATGGCCGCCTTTCGCAACCACGGCGCCTTTCACGAGGATTGCACCGTCTATATCGGCAAGCGCTTGGTGGAGCTGCTCGACCCACATTGGCTCAGGATCGGCGGTTATTGGTATCCGCGTGGCGGCATTCCCATCGACGTGTTCTGGCAATGGGGGAGCCTCCCGGCCCAGGTCTGGGTGCCGGATCAAGGCGTGCCGCCCTATCGCGGCCGAGGCTGA